The Psychrobacillus sp. FSL K6-4046 DNA window TTTAGTGATCATCGTCGCTAAATCTATTTTCACTCCGATGGGCTCAGTACATGGACCTGTGGATGGAATGGGCTACGAAACTGCCAGTGATGCATTTTTAAAGGGGTTCACCCAAGGGTACTTTACGATGGACGTGTTAGCAGCGTTTGTCTTTGGTGGGATCTTTATAAAATCAATTGATGCTTTGGGTATTCGCTCTAAAAAGGAAGTATCCAAGGTGTTTATCAAGGCGGGTCTTGTTACTGTGGTTGGACTAGTTCTTCTGCAGGTATCGATGTCTTGGATAGGGGCAACTAGTGTAGATGCAGTAGGCTATACAACAAACGGCGGAGAGCTGATTGCACTTGCTTCACAAGCGCTGTTTGGTCAAATTGGGATTTATTTAATTGGGATTGTTATTTTATTAACTGGTATTACGACGAATGTAGCTTGTTTAGCTGCTGTAGCAGAATACTTTGAGCGGATTATTCCGAAGGTGTCGTATAAGAAATGGTTAATCATCTTCTCGCTAGGGAGCTTAATTATTACTAACTTCGGATTAACTAAAATCTTGACTATGGCTTCACCAATATTAATGCTGCTGTACCCAATTGCTATTGCACTAATTATCTTGATTTTTACGGATAGCTGGTTCAAGGGTTCACGTGCGGTATATGTTGGTACTATTATCGGGGTAAGTATAGTTGCTATCATGGATGCATTAAAAGATGCGAACATCGCGGTGGAAACGCTTAACAATGTATTTGGCTTTATCCCGTTGTTTTCAAACGGAGCAGGGTGGATTGTTACTGGTCTGATTGGTGCAATCATCGGCTTTTTCTTTAAAAAGGAGAAGCAGGAAGAGACCGGGGAACTGCGGGAGGCTTAGTTCGTGTCCCTGTGTCAGGCACAATTCATTTGGATGGAACATGGAGATAGGCGGGTTTCGGGGGAAGTTGTGTGTGTCCCAGTGTCAGACACAATACGCCCAGGCGTACGATAAT harbors:
- the brnQ gene encoding branched-chain amino acid transport system II carrier protein, which produces MEKKLSFFQIVAIGFMLFAMFLGAGNVIFAPVLGQQAGTNTPIAMAGFLVTGVGLVLLAIIALTKGGGTVEKLASRVSPKFAVVFSVLLFLTLGPIYVIPRTTSVVYEIAIKQLITDNSMIGLFLLVFSIIFIALTVYLSWETTKFVDRLGKLITPVFATLLVIIVAKSIFTPMGSVHGPVDGMGYETASDAFLKGFTQGYFTMDVLAAFVFGGIFIKSIDALGIRSKKEVSKVFIKAGLVTVVGLVLLQVSMSWIGATSVDAVGYTTNGGELIALASQALFGQIGIYLIGIVILLTGITTNVACLAAVAEYFERIIPKVSYKKWLIIFSLGSLIITNFGLTKILTMASPILMLLYPIAIALIILIFTDSWFKGSRAVYVGTIIGVSIVAIMDALKDANIAVETLNNVFGFIPLFSNGAGWIVTGLIGAIIGFFFKKEKQEETGELREA